A genomic stretch from Sulfurimonas sediminis includes:
- a CDS encoding SHOCT domain-containing protein, whose protein sequence is MFDHAMTGWGFTMGLGWIIPLLLIFALFYFINNNNNSDRESARDILDRKYANGEIDEEEYKRKKELLKH, encoded by the coding sequence ATGTTTGATCATGCAATGACAGGATGGGGGTTTACAATGGGTTTAGGATGGATAATACCACTGCTTTTGATTTTCGCGCTTTTTTATTTTATTAACAACAATAACAACAGTGACAGAGAGTCAGCACGAGATATTTTAGACAGAAAATATGCAAACGGTGAAATAGACGAAGAAGAGTACAAGCGAAAAAAAGAGCTGTTAAAACACTGA
- a CDS encoding DUF302 domain-containing protein produces MIYKTQTNTPLETVKAEIQDKAKALGFGVLGSYDFQNILHNKGFELDTPITVYELCNPPAANMALNAIPDISVYLPCRISVYEQNGVTVLATIGIEDILNAVDVDDDFKQHMGEIFNNLRTLMDTL; encoded by the coding sequence ATGATTTACAAAACACAAACGAACACTCCTCTTGAAACAGTCAAAGCAGAGATTCAAGACAAAGCAAAAGCATTAGGTTTTGGTGTATTGGGGTCTTATGATTTTCAGAATATTCTGCACAACAAAGGATTTGAGCTTGACACTCCAATTACTGTATATGAACTCTGCAATCCACCGGCTGCAAATATGGCACTCAATGCCATCCCTGATATTTCCGTGTATCTTCCCTGCCGGATATCAGTATACGAACAAAACGGGGTGACAGTTTTAGCAACAATCGGTATAGAAGATATACTCAATGCAGTAGATGTAGATGATGATTTCAAACAACATATGGGCGAAATATTTAACAATCTGCGTACGCTTATGGATACTCTTTAA